CAGTTAAGCCTATTTATCCGTAGGTCTAGGCGGTAAATAATCACGACCTTTTTTGTGTAGATTACTTTTCCCTAGGGTTCGGTCATTTAGCGCACTGCCATAATTATCTCGGCAATGAATACATGGACTCATCTTGTTCACAAAGCGGCCTTTGCGTGTGTACTTTCTAATGTAGGCATGTGAAATCTCGACATTACCGCGATGCAATCCGCTAGCATCATCCAGCTTATGCCTCAAATCACTTACGGCGGCATCTTCAGCGCACATGTTGTCACTGGCACGACCCCAACCGATAACATCCTGGCTGGCATCGCTGCTTACATATCTAGCCGCGACCCAGGGACCACTGTGATCCCCCGTCGGCGTACCATCTGGGAAATTGGAGGGTTTATTCGCCAACTGATACGAGACAAGTTCAAGCGGATCTATTGGGGCTCTATCGCAGAGAGTGTCATTAGCCAATGCGGGGGCTGTGGTGACAAAATAGTGATGGTTGTGGCTGCTTTTTAGGTCGCAATAATGGCGAGTTGCATCAATTTTTTTTATCTGTACTATTTTCGCTACACTGCCGCTGCAGGCTAATATTTCATCGCCCACATTAATATCATCGGCCTTGATCCATTTCTCAGCAATAAGATAAAAATGGTGGTCTTCTACCACAAACATCGACGTTTTTAACTCGGCAATTGTATATTCAATCTCGATCATAACTTGTGCAATAGTTCCAAATGCGGGTTCAATAGGGTTAACATTGTTCGGCTTTATAAAATAAATTACATCATTATACCCGTTCCACTTCAAAATGTAGGGATCTGTCGGGGCTTAATGGCGATTAGGTAAGGTCGGTATTGGTTGTGCCTGTAGCAAAATAAATACATAGCGCTGAATTGAGTGCCCTTTTAACTCCAAGAGTAACCCATCAACAAAGGCATCTGCCAAGGTCTCTTAAACGAGCATTTCTAGGCCGTTGAGTATTAAGTATCATTAGTCCGCTGGAGCCCATCGTTTCATCTTTTAAAACCTTGCTTTTGCCACTACTAGTAGCTTAACTAACATACATCAACAACTTATAAGGAAGTGATTGTGCTAAAAAATATCATCCTCCTGCTACCCATATTACTTTTATTTTCTTGTACTAGCCTTCCCGAAAATACCAGCAGTAAAAGTTACGCAATGAGCAAGTCTCAAGAAAGCCAGTTAACCATGGAACTTGATGAGGAACGCAAGCTGCTCGGCTTAGAAAATGATGATGCGTTAATGATGCTGCTTGAAGATGGTGTTGATGCTTTTGTAGCTCGCGTTTCGCTGATTAATGCGGCGCAAAGGAGCGTAGACCTGCAATATTATCAATATCACTCTGACTTAAGTGGAAGACTATTAACGGCAGCCTTGTGGCAAGCTGCAGAGCGAGGCGTGCGCATCCGTTTACTTGTAGATGATATGGATTTAGCAGGCAAAGATATTGATATTGCTAAACTAAATTCACACCAACATTTCGAAGTACGCATTTTCAATCCGTTTTTACGCGATAAAAGGCGCACTCGGCAGTTAATCACAGGCTTCGGTTCAGTAACACGTCGAATGCACAACAAAACGTTCACAGTAGACAGCAGCATATCCATTTTGGGCGGGCGTAATGTCGGAGACCAATATTACGGTGCGCACTCAGATGTCGCTTTTGGAGATTTAGATATTGCTTTTACAGGCAGCGTTGTACAAGAGGTTCAAACATCTTTTGACTTATATTGGAATAGCGAAATCACCTACGAAATTAATTTATTAAGTGATTACCAGCCATCAAAAAGTGACGTAGATGAAGTTAGTCAAAATTTAAAACACTTCTTACAGCAAAACAAAAACTCTCAATATGCACAGGCACTACGTAAAAACGATTTATTAAGTTTAGTCAAAAAAGATGAAGTAAACGAATACACGGGCAAGGCTGTAGTCTTATATGACGATCCGTTAAAAATTGTCTCTTCCCGGGAAAAAACAGAATACCACCTAGCACCAAAATTACGCCCTTACGTAGATAATGCGAAAGACGAACTCATCATTGTTTCTCCTTACTTTGTGCCAGGAGACGAAG
The Shewanella sp. KX20019 DNA segment above includes these coding regions:
- a CDS encoding polymorphic toxin-type HINT domain-containing protein; the protein is MIEIEYTIAELKTSMFVVEDHHFYLIAEKWIKADDINVGDEILACSGSVAKIVQIKKIDATRHYCDLKSSHNHHYFVTTAPALANDTLCDRAPIDPLELVSYQLANKPSNFPDGTPTGDHSGPWVAARYVSSDASQDVIGWGRASDNMCAEDAAVSDLRHKLDDASGLHRGNVEISHAYIRKYTRKGRFVNKMSPCIHCRDNYGSALNDRTLGKSNLHKKGRDYLPPRPTDK
- a CDS encoding phospholipase D family protein; translation: MLKNIILLLPILLLFSCTSLPENTSSKSYAMSKSQESQLTMELDEERKLLGLENDDALMMLLEDGVDAFVARVSLINAAQRSVDLQYYQYHSDLSGRLLTAALWQAAERGVRIRLLVDDMDLAGKDIDIAKLNSHQHFEVRIFNPFLRDKRRTRQLITGFGSVTRRMHNKTFTVDSSISILGGRNVGDQYYGAHSDVAFGDLDIAFTGSVVQEVQTSFDLYWNSEITYEINLLSDYQPSKSDVDEVSQNLKHFLQQNKNSQYAQALRKNDLLSLVKKDEVNEYTGKAVVLYDDPLKIVSSREKTEYHLAPKLRPYVDNAKDELIIVSPYFVPGDEGVALLGSLVEKGVTVRILTNSMKSNDVTIVHSGYSKYRKELLALGVELYEVDSARIDILKKYTDKAASSTASKITLHAKYFVIDRRFTFIGSMNLDPRSRNENTEIGVIAESEKLAVFIVEDFDSIVRDGAFKLSLKEGDIIWTQKNGDKIITYDNDPYSSWWDRFKNGFLQLLPVESQL